A single region of the Mycobacterium avium subsp. avium genome encodes:
- a CDS encoding glycosyltransferase family 2 protein: MVTVTYSPGPHLERFLASLSLATDREVCVLLADNGSTDGTPQAAVERYPNVRLFHTGANLGYGTAVNRAVAQLDRGGEWVIVANPDVQWGPGSIDALLDAAARWPRAGALGPLVRDPDGSVYPSARHLPSLVRGGMHAVVGPFWKNNPWSTAYRQERLEPSERPVGWLSGSCLLVRRSAFERVGGFDERYFMYMEDVDLGDRLGKAGWLSVYVPSAEVLHHKGHSTGADPASHLAAHHRSTYMFLADRYSGWMRAPLRWALRASLAVRARLMVRSALRESGRRVEGRH, translated from the coding sequence GTGGTGACGGTGACCTATTCACCGGGCCCGCACCTGGAGCGCTTCCTGGCGTCGCTGTCGCTGGCCACCGACCGCGAGGTGTGCGTGCTGCTGGCCGACAACGGCTCCACCGACGGGACGCCGCAGGCCGCCGTCGAGCGCTACCCCAACGTGCGGCTGTTTCACACCGGCGCCAACCTCGGCTACGGCACCGCGGTGAATCGTGCTGTGGCACAGCTGGATCGCGGCGGCGAGTGGGTGATCGTCGCCAACCCGGACGTGCAGTGGGGCCCGGGCAGCATCGACGCGCTGCTGGACGCCGCGGCGCGCTGGCCGCGGGCCGGCGCGCTGGGCCCGCTGGTGCGCGACCCCGACGGCTCGGTGTACCCGTCGGCGCGGCACCTGCCCAGCTTGGTGCGCGGCGGCATGCACGCGGTCGTCGGGCCGTTCTGGAAGAACAACCCGTGGTCGACGGCCTACCGCCAGGAGCGGCTGGAGCCCAGCGAGCGGCCGGTGGGCTGGCTGTCGGGTTCGTGCCTGCTGGTGCGCCGCTCGGCATTCGAGCGGGTCGGCGGGTTCGACGAGCGCTACTTCATGTACATGGAGGACGTCGACCTCGGCGACCGGCTGGGCAAGGCCGGCTGGCTGTCGGTCTACGTGCCGTCGGCCGAGGTGCTGCACCACAAGGGCCACTCCACCGGGGCCGACCCGGCCAGCCACCTGGCCGCCCACCACCGCAGCACCTATATGTTTCTGGCCGACCGGTATTCCGGTTGGATGCGCGCGCCGCTGCGCTGGGCGCTGCGCGCGTCGCTGGCGGTGCGCGCCCGGCTGATGGTGCGCAGCGCGCTGCGCGAGTCCGGGCGGCGGGTAGAAGGGCGGCACTGA
- a CDS encoding class I SAM-dependent methyltransferase, with the protein MTTFAGKAAASADKVRGGYYTPAPVARFLARWVRRAGPRIVEPSCGDGAILRELARLSDRVHGVELIPHEAAKARRFAPVSAESLFSWLATAEDGGWDGVAGNPPYIRFGNWASPQRDPALALLRREGLRPTRLTNAWVPFVVAGTVLVRDGGRVGLVLSAELLQVGYAAQLREFLLSRFRDITLLTFERLVFDGVLQEVVLFCGVVGTGPARIRTVTLAGADALADIDVERLASAPALLHEHEKWTKYFLDPAAIELLRALKASATLTRLGALAEVDVGIVTGRNAFFTFTDEQVTALGLRRHCVPLVSRSAQLSGLIYDTDCRASDLAAGQRGWLLNAPREPADPALTAHIRAGEAAGVHRGYKCSIRTPWWSTPSLWQPDLFLLRQIHAAPRLTVNAAGATSIDTVHRVRVGPGVVPAALAAVFHNSVTFAFAEIMGRSYGGGVLELEPREAEQLPLPRPECADADLVGDVDLLLKAGELDKALDVVDRRVLIDALGVPPRAVADCRAAWACLRDRRKRRASR; encoded by the coding sequence GTGACGACGTTCGCGGGCAAGGCGGCGGCCTCGGCCGACAAGGTCCGCGGCGGCTACTACACGCCGGCGCCGGTGGCGCGGTTCCTGGCCCGCTGGGTGCGCCGGGCCGGGCCGAGGATCGTCGAACCCTCCTGCGGCGACGGCGCGATCCTGCGCGAGCTGGCCCGGCTCAGCGACCGGGTGCACGGCGTCGAGCTGATCCCGCACGAGGCGGCCAAGGCCCGGCGGTTCGCACCCGTGTCCGCCGAGAGCCTGTTCAGCTGGCTCGCCACCGCCGAGGACGGCGGCTGGGACGGCGTCGCCGGCAATCCGCCCTACATCCGGTTCGGGAATTGGGCGTCGCCGCAACGCGATCCGGCGCTGGCGTTGCTGCGGCGCGAGGGTTTGCGGCCGACCCGGCTGACCAACGCCTGGGTGCCGTTCGTGGTGGCCGGCACCGTGCTGGTGCGCGACGGCGGCCGGGTGGGGCTGGTGCTTTCGGCCGAGCTGCTGCAGGTCGGCTACGCCGCGCAGCTGCGCGAGTTCCTGCTGAGCCGATTCCGCGACATCACGCTGCTGACCTTCGAGCGGCTGGTGTTCGACGGCGTCCTGCAGGAGGTGGTGTTGTTCTGCGGCGTCGTCGGGACCGGCCCGGCGCGCATCCGCACCGTGACCCTGGCCGGCGCGGACGCCCTGGCCGACATCGACGTCGAGCGCCTGGCGTCCGCCCCGGCGCTGCTGCACGAGCACGAGAAGTGGACCAAGTACTTTCTGGACCCGGCCGCGATCGAGCTGCTGCGCGCGCTCAAGGCCTCGGCGACGCTGACCCGGCTGGGCGCGCTCGCCGAGGTGGACGTGGGCATCGTGACCGGCCGCAATGCCTTTTTCACCTTCACCGACGAGCAGGTGACCGCGTTGGGGCTGCGCCGGCACTGCGTGCCCCTCGTCTCGCGCAGCGCCCAGCTGTCCGGGCTGATCTACGACACCGATTGCCGGGCAAGCGATCTCGCCGCCGGGCAGCGCGGCTGGCTGCTCAACGCGCCGCGCGAGCCGGCCGATCCCGCGTTGACCGCGCACATCCGCGCCGGGGAGGCCGCCGGGGTGCACCGCGGCTACAAGTGCTCGATCCGCACGCCGTGGTGGAGCACGCCGTCGCTGTGGCAGCCCGACCTGTTCCTGCTGCGCCAGATCCACGCCGCGCCCCGGCTGACGGTCAACGCCGCGGGGGCCACCAGCATCGACACCGTGCACCGGGTGCGGGTTGGGCCGGGCGTCGTCCCGGCGGCGCTGGCCGCGGTGTTCCACAACAGCGTCACGTTCGCGTTCGCCGAGATCATGGGCCGCAGCTACGGCGGGGGCGTGCTGGAGCTGGAGCCGCGCGAGGCGGAGCAGCTGCCGCTCCCCCGGCCGGAGTGCGCGGACGCCGATCTGGTCGGCGATGTCGACCTGTTGCTGAAGGCCGGCGAGCTGGACAAGGCGCTGGACGTCGTGGACCGCCGGGTGCTGATCGACGCGCTGGGCGTCCCGCCCCGGGCGGTGGCGGACTGCCGCGCGGCCTGGGCGTGTCTGCGGGATCGCCGGAAACGGCGGGCATCCCGGTGA
- a CDS encoding sugar phosphate nucleotidyltransferase encodes MGTPEVDVVILVGGKGTRLRPLTLSAPKPMLPTAGLPFLTHLLSRIAAAGIEHVILSTSYQAAVFEAEFGDGSKLGLQIEYVTEERPLGTGGGIANVAGQLRHDTVMVFNGDVLSGSDLGQMLDFHAAQQADVTLHLVRVSDPRAFGCVTTEDGRVTAFLEKTQDPPTDQINAGCYVFARRVIDRIPRGREVSVEREVFPALLSDPDVKVCGYVDATYWRDMGTPEDFVRGSADLVRGIAPSPALHGHRGEQLVHDGAAVSPGAVLIGGTVVGRGAEIGPGVRLDGAVIFDGVKVEAGSVIERSIVGFGARIGPRALIRDGVIGDGADIGARCELLRGARVWPGVSIPDGGIRYSSDV; translated from the coding sequence GTGGGAACTCCCGAAGTCGACGTGGTGATCCTGGTGGGCGGCAAGGGCACCCGGCTGCGGCCGCTGACCCTGTCGGCGCCCAAGCCGATGCTGCCCACCGCCGGGCTGCCGTTCCTCACCCATCTGCTGTCCCGGATCGCCGCGGCCGGCATCGAGCACGTCATCCTGAGCACGTCGTATCAGGCCGCGGTGTTCGAGGCGGAGTTCGGCGACGGCTCCAAGCTGGGTCTGCAGATCGAGTACGTGACCGAGGAGCGGCCGCTGGGCACCGGCGGCGGCATCGCCAACGTCGCCGGCCAGCTGCGGCACGACACCGTGATGGTGTTCAACGGCGACGTGCTCTCCGGCTCCGACCTGGGCCAGATGCTCGACTTCCACGCCGCGCAGCAGGCCGACGTCACCTTGCACCTGGTACGGGTGAGCGATCCGCGCGCGTTCGGCTGCGTGACCACCGAGGACGGCCGGGTCACCGCGTTCCTGGAGAAGACCCAGGACCCGCCGACCGACCAGATCAACGCCGGCTGCTACGTCTTCGCCCGCCGCGTCATCGACCGGATCCCGCGCGGCCGCGAGGTGTCGGTGGAGCGCGAGGTGTTCCCCGCGCTGCTGTCCGATCCCGACGTCAAGGTGTGCGGCTACGTCGACGCCACCTATTGGCGCGACATGGGCACGCCCGAGGACTTCGTGCGCGGCTCGGCGGATCTGGTGCGCGGCATCGCGCCGTCGCCGGCCCTGCACGGCCACCGCGGCGAGCAGCTGGTGCACGACGGTGCGGCGGTGTCGCCGGGCGCCGTGCTGATCGGCGGCACCGTCGTCGGCCGGGGCGCCGAGATCGGCCCCGGCGTCCGGCTGGACGGCGCGGTGATCTTCGACGGCGTCAAGGTGGAGGCCGGCAGCGTGATCGAGCGCTCGATCGTCGGGTTCGGCGCGCGCATCGGCCCGCGGGCGCTGATCCGCGACGGGGTGATCGGCGATGGCGCCGACATCGGGGCGCGCTGCGAGCTGCTGCGCGGCGCCCGGGTGTGGCCCGGCGTGTCGATCCCCGACGGCGGGATTCGCTACTCCTCCGACGTCTGA
- a CDS encoding NUDIX hydrolase → MSVRDSVLALLTQWDPPDAAQDSLRHAVLAFVHARPDACRRECEPGHVTASTLVLDHTGDRVLLTLHRRLGRWVQLGGHCDDDDAGIVAAALREATEESGIDGLRMAPGLAAVHVHPVTCSLGLPTRHLDLQFVAHAPAGARIAISDESEDLRWWPVDALPADTDHALAYLVAQATRASR, encoded by the coding sequence GTGAGCGTGCGCGACTCGGTGCTGGCGCTGCTGACGCAGTGGGATCCGCCCGATGCGGCCCAGGATTCGTTGCGGCACGCGGTGTTGGCGTTCGTGCACGCCCGCCCCGACGCGTGCCGGCGGGAGTGCGAGCCCGGGCATGTCACCGCGTCGACGCTGGTGCTCGACCACACCGGCGACCGGGTGCTGCTGACCCTGCACCGCCGGCTGGGCCGGTGGGTGCAGTTGGGCGGGCACTGCGACGACGACGACGCCGGCATCGTCGCGGCGGCGTTGCGCGAGGCCACCGAGGAGTCCGGGATCGATGGGCTGCGGATGGCGCCCGGGTTGGCCGCGGTGCACGTGCATCCGGTGACCTGCTCGCTGGGGCTGCCCACCCGGCATCTGGATCTGCAATTCGTCGCGCACGCGCCGGCCGGCGCCCGGATCGCGATCAGCGACGAGTCCGAGGACCTGCGCTGGTGGCCCGTCGACGCGCTACCCGCGGACACCGATCACGCGCTGGCCTATCTGGTCGCCCAGGCCACGCGAGCGTCACGCTAG
- a CDS encoding metallopeptidase family protein, producing the protein MRGPLLPPTVPGWRSRAERFDMAVLEAYEPIERDWQDRLADLDVAVDEIPRISAKDPDSVQWPTEVIADGPIPLARLIPAGVDIRGNATRARIVLFRKPIERRAKDTVELGELLHEILVAQVAIYLDVEPSVIDPTIDDD; encoded by the coding sequence ATGCGCGGCCCGCTGCTGCCGCCCACCGTGCCGGGATGGCGCAGCCGCGCCGAACGCTTCGACATGGCGGTGCTGGAGGCCTACGAACCCATCGAGCGGGACTGGCAGGACCGGCTGGCCGACCTGGACGTGGCGGTCGACGAGATCCCGCGCATCTCGGCCAAGGATCCCGACAGCGTGCAGTGGCCGACGGAGGTGATCGCCGACGGCCCGATTCCGCTGGCCCGGTTGATCCCCGCCGGTGTCGACATCCGCGGCAACGCCACGCGAGCGCGAATTGTGTTGTTCCGCAAGCCAATTGAGCGACGGGCCAAGGACACCGTGGAACTCGGGGAATTACTGCACGAAATCCTGGTGGCCCAGGTCGCCATCTACCTCGACGTGGAACCCTCGGTCATCGACCCGACGATCGACGACGACTGA
- the cofD gene encoding 2-phospho-L-lactate transferase produces the protein MKVTVLVGGVGGARFLLGVQQLFGLGQFRAQRHTHGRPDTAAGSHELTAIVNIGDDAWIHGLRVCPDLDTCMYTLGGGVDPARGWGHRDETWHAKEELARYGVQPDWFGLGDRDIGTHLVRTQMLNAGYPLTQITAALCDRWQPGARLLPVSDDRCETHVVITDPDDGSRRAIHFQEWWVRYRAQVPTHSFAFVGAEKAAATTETIAAIADADVILIAPSNPVVSVGAILAVPGVRGALRAAGAPIVGYSPIIGGKPLRGMADACLSVIGVESTAEAVGRHYGARRGTGILDCWLVSQDDHADIEGVAVRAVPLMMTDPAATAEMVSAGLQLAGVTP, from the coding sequence GTGAAGGTCACCGTTCTGGTCGGTGGGGTTGGCGGCGCCCGCTTCCTGCTGGGTGTTCAACAGTTGTTCGGGCTGGGTCAGTTTCGTGCGCAACGGCATACGCACGGGCGCCCGGACACGGCGGCGGGCAGCCACGAGCTGACGGCGATCGTCAACATTGGCGATGACGCCTGGATCCACGGACTGCGCGTCTGCCCCGATTTGGACACCTGCATGTACACCTTAGGTGGAGGTGTGGACCCGGCGCGAGGGTGGGGGCACCGCGACGAAACCTGGCACGCCAAAGAGGAATTGGCGCGCTACGGGGTGCAGCCGGACTGGTTCGGTCTGGGCGACCGCGACATCGGCACCCACCTGGTGCGCACCCAGATGCTCAACGCCGGCTACCCGCTGACACAGATCACCGCCGCGCTGTGCGACCGCTGGCAACCCGGCGCGCGGCTGCTGCCGGTCAGCGACGACCGGTGCGAGACACACGTGGTGATAACCGATCCCGACGACGGCAGCCGGCGGGCCATCCACTTCCAGGAGTGGTGGGTGCGCTACCGCGCCCAGGTGCCCACCCACAGCTTCGCGTTCGTCGGCGCCGAAAAGGCAGCCGCGACAACGGAAACCATCGCCGCCATCGCCGACGCCGACGTCATCCTGATCGCCCCGTCCAACCCGGTGGTGAGCGTCGGGGCCATCCTGGCCGTACCCGGCGTCCGCGGCGCGTTGCGGGCGGCCGGCGCGCCGATCGTCGGCTACTCCCCGATCATCGGCGGAAAGCCGTTGCGCGGCATGGCCGATGCCTGCCTGTCGGTGATCGGGGTGGAATCCACCGCCGAGGCCGTCGGCCGCCACTACGGCGCGCGGCGGGGCACCGGGATCCTGGATTGCTGGCTGGTGAGCCAGGACGACCACGCCGACATCGAGGGGGTGGCGGTGCGCGCGGTGCCGCTGATGATGACCGACCCCGCGGCGACCGCCGAGATGGTCAGCGCGGGGCTGCAGCTGGCGGGCGTGACGCCGTGA
- a CDS encoding LCP family protein, producing MPVQRVVRVIATALTLAVVLGTGIAWSNVRSFEDGIFHMSAPSLGKGGDDGAIDILLVGLDSRTDAHGNPLSQQELETLRAGDEEATNTDTIILIRIPNNGKSATAISIPRDSYVAAPGLGKTKINGVYGQTREAKRASLVKAGDSAEDAAAQGTEAGREALIKTVADLTGVTVDHYAEIGLLGFALITDALGGVDVCLKEPVFEPLSGADFPAGPQRLSGPEALSFVRQRHELPRGDLDRVVRQQVVMASLAHRVISGQTLSSPATVKRLEAAVQRSVVISAGWDVMDFVQQMQKLAGGNVAFATIPVLDGAGWSDDGMQSVVRVDPHQVADWVGSLLHDQEQGKTEEIAYTPAKTTASVVNDTDINGLAAAVSDVLSAKGFATGTVGNNDGGHVKTSQVRAAKSDDLGAKEVSKELGGLPVVADSSLAPGAVRVVLANDYSGPGSGLSGTESIMPAKVSTAGAVSTNDKAPAPSPILTAGSDKPECIN from the coding sequence ATGCCTGTGCAACGTGTGGTTCGTGTGATTGCCACCGCGCTGACGCTCGCGGTCGTGCTCGGCACCGGGATCGCGTGGAGCAACGTCCGGTCCTTCGAAGACGGCATCTTTCACATGTCGGCGCCGTCGCTGGGCAAGGGCGGCGACGACGGCGCGATCGACATCCTGCTGGTGGGCCTGGACAGCCGGACCGACGCGCACGGCAACCCGCTGTCGCAGCAGGAGCTGGAGACGCTGCGGGCCGGCGACGAGGAGGCCACCAACACCGACACCATCATCCTGATCCGCATCCCCAACAACGGGAAGTCGGCGACCGCGATCTCGATCCCGCGCGACTCCTACGTCGCCGCCCCGGGGCTGGGCAAGACCAAGATCAACGGCGTCTACGGTCAGACCCGGGAGGCCAAGCGCGCCAGCCTGGTCAAGGCCGGCGATTCGGCCGAGGACGCCGCGGCCCAGGGCACCGAGGCCGGTCGTGAGGCGCTGATCAAGACCGTCGCCGACCTCACCGGCGTCACCGTCGACCACTACGCCGAGATCGGCCTGCTCGGCTTCGCGCTGATCACCGACGCGCTCGGCGGCGTCGACGTGTGCCTCAAAGAGCCGGTGTTCGAACCGCTTTCGGGTGCCGACTTCCCGGCCGGCCCGCAGCGGCTCAGCGGCCCGGAGGCGCTCAGCTTCGTGCGCCAGCGCCACGAACTGCCGCGCGGCGACCTGGACCGGGTGGTGCGCCAGCAGGTGGTGATGGCCTCGCTGGCGCACCGGGTCATCTCCGGGCAGACGCTGTCCAGCCCCGCCACGGTCAAGCGGCTGGAGGCCGCCGTGCAGCGCTCGGTGGTGATCTCCGCAGGCTGGGACGTGATGGACTTCGTGCAGCAGATGCAGAAGCTGGCCGGCGGCAACGTCGCGTTCGCCACCATCCCGGTGCTGGACGGCGCCGGCTGGAGCGACGACGGCATGCAGAGCGTGGTGCGGGTGGACCCGCACCAGGTCGCCGACTGGGTGGGCAGCCTGCTGCACGACCAGGAGCAGGGCAAGACCGAGGAGATCGCCTACACCCCGGCCAAGACCACCGCCAGCGTCGTCAACGACACCGACATCAACGGTCTGGCCGCGGCCGTCTCGGATGTGTTGAGCGCCAAGGGCTTTGCCACCGGCACGGTGGGCAACAACGACGGGGGGCACGTCAAGACCAGCCAGGTGCGCGCCGCCAAGAGCGACGACCTGGGCGCCAAAGAGGTGTCCAAGGAACTGGGCGGGTTGCCGGTGGTGGCCGACAGCTCGCTGGCGCCGGGCGCGGTGCGGGTGGTGCTGGCCAACGACTACAGCGGTCCCGGCTCGGGCCTGTCGGGCACCGAATCGATCATGCCCGCCAAGGTGTCCACCGCCGGCGCGGTGAGCACCAACGACAAGGCGCCCGCGCCGTCGCCGATCCTGACCGCCGGCTCCGACAAGCCGGAGTGCATAAACTAG
- the rfbD gene encoding dTDP-4-dehydrorhamnose reductase — protein MSGRIVIAGAGGQLGGYVSALAAGQGRDVVALTSAQWDITDPAAAERIVRPGDVVINCAAYTDVDGAESDEAGAFAVNEAGPGHIARACARAGARLLHVSTDYVFGGESPAGAPDRPRPYEPGDPVAPQGVYARSKVAGERAVLAALPDPAQGVVVRTAWVYTGGTGKDFVAVMRRLAAGEGPVQVVDDQIGSPTYVGDLAAALLQIVDDRVPGPVLHAANEGAVSRFEQARAVFEECGADPARVRPVGTEHFPRPAPRPTYSALGSRESAAAGLRPLRPWRPALVAALTNAGSPAAADRPLPSTRD, from the coding sequence ATGTCAGGCAGGATCGTGATCGCCGGCGCCGGTGGGCAGCTGGGCGGCTATGTGAGCGCGCTGGCGGCTGGTCAGGGCCGTGACGTGGTGGCGCTGACGTCCGCGCAGTGGGACATCACCGACCCGGCGGCGGCCGAACGCATCGTGCGGCCCGGCGACGTGGTGATCAATTGCGCGGCCTACACCGACGTCGACGGCGCCGAGAGCGACGAGGCGGGCGCCTTCGCGGTCAACGAGGCCGGCCCCGGGCATATCGCGCGGGCCTGCGCGCGCGCCGGCGCCCGGCTGCTCCACGTTTCCACCGACTACGTGTTCGGCGGCGAGTCCCCAGCCGGCGCCCCGGACCGGCCGCGCCCCTACGAGCCCGGCGACCCCGTCGCGCCGCAGGGCGTGTACGCCCGCAGCAAGGTCGCGGGGGAGCGGGCCGTGCTGGCGGCACTGCCGGATCCCGCGCAGGGCGTCGTGGTGCGCACCGCCTGGGTCTACACCGGCGGCACCGGCAAGGACTTCGTCGCCGTCATGCGCCGGCTGGCCGCGGGGGAGGGCCCGGTGCAGGTGGTCGACGACCAGATCGGGTCACCGACCTACGTCGGCGACCTGGCGGCCGCGCTGCTGCAGATCGTCGACGACCGGGTGCCCGGGCCGGTCCTGCACGCCGCCAACGAGGGCGCGGTGTCCCGCTTCGAGCAGGCCCGCGCGGTCTTCGAGGAATGCGGCGCCGACCCGGCGCGGGTGCGGCCGGTGGGCACCGAGCACTTTCCCCGGCCGGCGCCGCGGCCGACCTACTCGGCGCTGGGCAGCCGCGAGTCCGCCGCGGCCGGGCTGCGGCCGCTAAGGCCCTGGCGCCCTGCGCTTGTCGCCGCGCTCACCAACGCTGGTAGCCCGGCCGCGGCGGATCGACCGTTACCCTCTACGCGTGACTGA
- a CDS encoding WhiB family transcriptional regulator translates to MAGTPHTPIDSAPARPVRPHLTVVPDAPVAFEPEPLPAPVADQWQDRALCAQTDPEAFFPEKGGSTREAKKICLGCEVRHECLEYALEHDERFGIWGGLSERERRRLKRGII, encoded by the coding sequence ATGGCGGGCACGCCGCACACCCCGATCGACTCGGCGCCGGCCCGTCCCGTCCGGCCGCACTTGACCGTGGTTCCTGATGCGCCAGTCGCATTCGAGCCCGAGCCGCTGCCGGCGCCCGTCGCCGACCAGTGGCAGGACCGGGCGCTGTGCGCGCAAACCGACCCGGAGGCCTTCTTCCCGGAGAAGGGCGGCTCCACCCGCGAGGCCAAGAAGATCTGCCTGGGCTGCGAGGTGCGCCACGAGTGCCTGGAGTACGCACTCGAGCACGACGAGCGCTTCGGCATCTGGGGCGGTCTGTCCGAACGCGAACGCCGCCGCCTCAAGCGCGGCATCATCTGA
- a CDS encoding coenzyme F420-0:L-glutamate ligase, producing the protein MSPAGEHGTAAPIEILPVAGLPEFRPGDDLGAAVAKAAPWLRDGDVVVVTSKAVSKCEGRLVPAPADPEERDRLRRKLVDEEAVRVLARKGRTLITENRHGLVQAAAGVDGSNVGRDELALLPLDPDASAAALRARLRELLGVEVAVLVTDTMGRAWRNGQTDAAVGAAGLAVLHGYSGAVDQHGNELLVTEVAIADEIAAAADLVKGKLTAMPVAVVRGLSVTDDGSTARQLLRPGTEDLFWLGTAEAIELGRRQAQLLRRSVRRFSAEPVPAELVREAVAEALTAPAPHHTRPVRFVWLQTPAVRTQLLDAMKDKWRADLAGDGRPAESIERRVARGQILYDAPEVVIPMLVPDGAHSYPDAARTDAEHTMFTVAVGAAVQALLVGLAVRGLGSCWIGSTIFAADLVRAELGLPADWEPLGAIAIGYAAEPAGPRDPAGPGDLLIRK; encoded by the coding sequence GTGAGTCCCGCCGGCGAGCACGGCACCGCCGCCCCGATCGAGATCCTGCCGGTGGCCGGGCTGCCCGAATTCCGCCCCGGCGACGATCTGGGGGCGGCCGTCGCCAAGGCCGCGCCGTGGCTGCGCGACGGCGACGTCGTCGTCGTCACCAGCAAGGCCGTCTCCAAGTGCGAGGGCCGGCTGGTGCCGGCGCCGGCCGATCCCGAGGAACGCGATCGGCTGCGGCGCAAGCTGGTCGACGAGGAAGCCGTCCGGGTGCTGGCCCGCAAGGGCCGCACCCTGATCACCGAGAACCGGCACGGGCTGGTGCAGGCCGCCGCCGGGGTGGACGGATCCAACGTCGGCCGCGACGAGCTGGCGCTGCTGCCGCTGGACCCCGACGCCAGCGCCGCGGCGCTGCGCGCGCGGCTGCGCGAGCTACTGGGCGTCGAGGTCGCCGTGCTGGTCACCGACACCATGGGCCGCGCCTGGCGCAACGGCCAGACCGACGCCGCGGTGGGGGCGGCAGGACTGGCTGTGCTGCACGGCTATTCGGGTGCGGTGGATCAGCACGGCAACGAGCTGCTGGTCACCGAGGTGGCGATCGCCGACGAGATCGCCGCGGCCGCCGATCTGGTGAAGGGCAAACTGACCGCGATGCCGGTGGCGGTGGTGCGCGGGCTGTCGGTGACCGACGACGGGTCGACCGCCCGGCAGTTGTTGCGGCCGGGCACCGAGGACCTGTTCTGGCTGGGCACCGCCGAGGCCATCGAGTTGGGCCGCCGCCAGGCGCAGCTGCTGCGCCGTTCGGTGCGCCGGTTCAGCGCCGAGCCGGTGCCCGCGGAGCTGGTGCGCGAGGCCGTCGCCGAGGCCCTGACCGCGCCGGCCCCGCACCACACCCGCCCGGTGCGGTTCGTCTGGCTGCAGACCCCGGCGGTGCGGACCCAGCTGCTGGACGCGATGAAGGACAAGTGGCGCGCCGACCTGGCCGGCGACGGCCGGCCCGCCGAGTCGATCGAACGCCGGGTGGCGCGCGGCCAGATCCTCTACGACGCGCCCGAAGTCGTCATCCCGATGCTGGTCCCCGACGGCGCGCACAGCTATCCCGACGCCGCCCGCACCGACGCCGAGCACACCATGTTCACCGTGGCGGTCGGCGCGGCCGTGCAGGCCCTGCTGGTCGGGTTGGCGGTGCGCGGGCTGGGCAGCTGCTGGATCGGCTCCACGATCTTCGCCGCCGACCTGGTGCGCGCCGAGCTCGGGTTGCCCGCCGACTGGGAGCCGTTGGGGGCCATCGCCATCGGCTATGCCGCCGAACCCGCCGGGCCGCGGGATCCGGCGGGCCCTGGGGATCTGCTGATCCGCAAGTGA
- a CDS encoding DUF3499 domain-containing protein: MNVPRRCCRPGCPHYAVATLTFVYSDSTAVVGPLATAREPHSWDLCVNHAGRITAPRGWDLVRHAGPLPTHPDEDDLVALADAVREGGSAERTLPYAGAAVPRNGFGDPHLHPGGTQATAPSSSLIAPPEQRSGRRRGHLRVLPDPSD, translated from the coding sequence GTGAACGTTCCCCGTCGCTGTTGCCGGCCCGGGTGCCCGCACTACGCCGTGGCGACCCTGACGTTCGTCTACTCGGACTCGACGGCAGTCGTCGGCCCGCTGGCGACCGCACGGGAACCGCATTCCTGGGATTTGTGCGTCAACCACGCCGGCCGGATCACCGCCCCGCGCGGGTGGGACCTGGTGCGCCACGCCGGGCCGCTGCCCACGCACCCCGACGAGGACGACCTGGTCGCCCTCGCCGACGCGGTCCGCGAAGGCGGTTCGGCCGAACGCACGCTGCCCTACGCCGGTGCGGCGGTGCCCCGAAACGGCTTCGGCGATCCGCATCTTCACCCCGGCGGCACCCAGGCCACCGCGCCGAGCAGCAGCCTGATCGCCCCGCCCGAGCAACGTTCCGGACGGCGCCGCGGGCATCTGCGGGTGCTGCCCGACCCCAGCGACTGA